A DNA window from Brassica napus cultivar Da-Ae chromosome C1, Da-Ae, whole genome shotgun sequence contains the following coding sequences:
- the LOC106375567 gene encoding transcription factor bHLH119 isoform X1 yields the protein MGEDDIVELLWKSGQVVESSQEQRPPVPPSILRGSGSGGGEESAPLPSPPPLPSHQQQLSDDQNLFIGEDEMASWLLHHHPLREEGDFHSHLFYSGVVSAVPSTQLQASASLTPPPPPAAGSAIYTPTAAERPMGQAIASRRAASFFNFWRLRENIHTGGRVEAAAAPWVPVVKDSTQVGSSATPSSSAATATSGVLQTFAVPSLGQRGVDTVCDIPRPSSSVVSKTETELFRIETEAGDDERKRKEREEPSDDEEVSQCSEVHVSHFDRAQSQSNCLVALQETGEEARGSTSRKRSRAAEMHNISERRRREKINEKLKALQELIPRCNKTDKASMLEDAIEYVKSLQMQIQMMSMRGGGMMPMMYTPNMQRFMPSSAMGMMGMNRPPFIPFPGMALPRPAHMEGLGPPYPPPRYPFPNVQAFDPNQPQFPGYMNPYSQFVGLQQMQQPPPPTQLQNQSSSQLSFSQASSSKEPEDQDNKPKG from the exons AT GGGTGAAGATGATATAGTGGAGCTCTTATGGAAAAGCGGCCAAGTTGTTGAAAGCAGCCAGGAACAGAGACCACCTGTTCCTCCTTCCATTCTCCGAGGCAGCGGAAGTGGCGGCGGAGAAGAAAGTGCTCCGCTTCCATCGCCTCCGCCTCTCCCTAGTCACCAACAGCAACTGTCTGATGATCAGAATCTATTCATAGGCGAAGACGAAATGGCGTCTTGGCTTCttcaccatcatcctctccgCGAAGAAGGTGATTTCCACTCCCATCTTTTTTACTCCGGCGTCGTCTCAGCCGTCCCATCTACTCAGCTGCAGGCCTCCGCCTCTCTCACACCACCACCGCCCCCAGCAGCAGGTAGTGCTATTTACACTCCAACGGCGGCGGAGAGACCGATGGGTCAGGCTATCGCCTCGAGAAGGGCGGCGAGCTTCTTCAACTTCTGGAGGCTAAGAGAGAATATACATACGGGCGGTAGAGTTGAAGCAGCAGCTGCACCGTGGGTTCCGGTGGTTAAAGATTCGACGCAGGTGGGATCAAGCGCGACTCCGTCGTCTTCGGCGGCGACGGCCACTAGCGGAGTCTTGCAGACTTTTGCAGTTCCGAGTCTTGGTCAGAGGGGGGTTGATACGGTCTGCGATATCCCCCGACCATCTTCGTCGGTGGTCTCAAAGACAGAAACGGAGCTGTTTCGGATAGAGACAGAAGCTGGTGATGATGAGAGGAAGCGAAAGGAGAGAGAGGAACCCTCTGATGATGAAGAGGTAAGTCAGTGCTCTGAGGTGCATGTTAGTCACTTTGACCGCGCGCAGAGTCAGTCAAACTGTTTGGTGGCGTTACAGGAAACTGGTGAAGAAGCTCGTGGTTCAACGTCTAGGAAGAGGTCACGCGCTGCGGAAATGCATAACATCTCTGAAAGG AGAAGGAGAGAAAAGATCAACGAGAAGCTGAAAGCTCTCCAAGAACTCATTCCTCGCTGCAACAAG ACTGATAAAGCTTCAATGCTAGAAGATGCTATTGAGTACGTTAAGTCGCTTCAGATGCAAATACAG ATGATGTCAATGAGAGGTGGTGGTATGATGCCGATGATGTATACACCAAATATGCAACGTTTCATGCCTTCCTCAGCAATGGGAATGATGGGCATGAACCGGCCTCCATTTATACCTTTCCCTGGCATGGCTTTACCTAGGCCGGCTCATATGGAAGGTCTAGGTCCACCGTATCCACCACCAAGATATCCTTTTCCAAACGTTCAAGCCTTTGACCCGAACCAGCCTCAGTTTCCGGGTTACATGAATCCTTATAGCCAGTTTGTTGGTCTCCAACAAATGCAACAACCTCCTCCTCCTACTCAGTTGCAG AATCAATCATCTTCACAGCTGAGTTTCAGCCAGGCAAGTAGTAGTAAGGAACCTGAAGATCAGGATAACAAACCAAAAG GTTAA
- the LOC106375567 gene encoding transcription factor bHLH119 isoform X2, which produces MGEDDIVELLWKSGQVVESSQEQRPPVPPSILRGSGSGGGEESAPLPSPPPLPSHQQQLSDDQNLFIGEDEMASWLLHHHPLREEGDFHSHLFYSGVVSAVPSTQLQASASLTPPPPPAAGSAIYTPTAAERPMGQAIASRRAASFFNFWRLRENIHTGGRVEAAAAPWVPVVKDSTQVGSSATPSSSAATATSGVLQTFAVPSLGQRGVDTVCDIPRPSSSVVSKTETELFRIETEAGDDERKRKEREEPSDDEEETGEEARGSTSRKRSRAAEMHNISERRRREKINEKLKALQELIPRCNKTDKASMLEDAIEYVKSLQMQIQMMSMRGGGMMPMMYTPNMQRFMPSSAMGMMGMNRPPFIPFPGMALPRPAHMEGLGPPYPPPRYPFPNVQAFDPNQPQFPGYMNPYSQFVGLQQMQQPPPPTQLQNQSSSQLSFSQASSSKEPEDQDNKPKG; this is translated from the exons AT GGGTGAAGATGATATAGTGGAGCTCTTATGGAAAAGCGGCCAAGTTGTTGAAAGCAGCCAGGAACAGAGACCACCTGTTCCTCCTTCCATTCTCCGAGGCAGCGGAAGTGGCGGCGGAGAAGAAAGTGCTCCGCTTCCATCGCCTCCGCCTCTCCCTAGTCACCAACAGCAACTGTCTGATGATCAGAATCTATTCATAGGCGAAGACGAAATGGCGTCTTGGCTTCttcaccatcatcctctccgCGAAGAAGGTGATTTCCACTCCCATCTTTTTTACTCCGGCGTCGTCTCAGCCGTCCCATCTACTCAGCTGCAGGCCTCCGCCTCTCTCACACCACCACCGCCCCCAGCAGCAGGTAGTGCTATTTACACTCCAACGGCGGCGGAGAGACCGATGGGTCAGGCTATCGCCTCGAGAAGGGCGGCGAGCTTCTTCAACTTCTGGAGGCTAAGAGAGAATATACATACGGGCGGTAGAGTTGAAGCAGCAGCTGCACCGTGGGTTCCGGTGGTTAAAGATTCGACGCAGGTGGGATCAAGCGCGACTCCGTCGTCTTCGGCGGCGACGGCCACTAGCGGAGTCTTGCAGACTTTTGCAGTTCCGAGTCTTGGTCAGAGGGGGGTTGATACGGTCTGCGATATCCCCCGACCATCTTCGTCGGTGGTCTCAAAGACAGAAACGGAGCTGTTTCGGATAGAGACAGAAGCTGGTGATGATGAGAGGAAGCGAAAGGAGAGAGAGGAACCCTCTGATGATGAAGAG GAAACTGGTGAAGAAGCTCGTGGTTCAACGTCTAGGAAGAGGTCACGCGCTGCGGAAATGCATAACATCTCTGAAAGG AGAAGGAGAGAAAAGATCAACGAGAAGCTGAAAGCTCTCCAAGAACTCATTCCTCGCTGCAACAAG ACTGATAAAGCTTCAATGCTAGAAGATGCTATTGAGTACGTTAAGTCGCTTCAGATGCAAATACAG ATGATGTCAATGAGAGGTGGTGGTATGATGCCGATGATGTATACACCAAATATGCAACGTTTCATGCCTTCCTCAGCAATGGGAATGATGGGCATGAACCGGCCTCCATTTATACCTTTCCCTGGCATGGCTTTACCTAGGCCGGCTCATATGGAAGGTCTAGGTCCACCGTATCCACCACCAAGATATCCTTTTCCAAACGTTCAAGCCTTTGACCCGAACCAGCCTCAGTTTCCGGGTTACATGAATCCTTATAGCCAGTTTGTTGGTCTCCAACAAATGCAACAACCTCCTCCTCCTACTCAGTTGCAG AATCAATCATCTTCACAGCTGAGTTTCAGCCAGGCAAGTAGTAGTAAGGAACCTGAAGATCAGGATAACAAACCAAAAG GTTAA
- the LOC125579751 gene encoding glutathione S-transferase T3-like, whose amino-acid sequence MEASNFDGDTAAARTEHRKWTPTDDVVLISSWLNTSKDPVVGNEQKSSGFWQRIATYFVASPLVAGCQEREAGHCKQRWHRINDLVSKFCGSYEAATRERTSGQNENDVLKLAHQIFYNNYKKRFTLEHAWRGLRHDQKWCDLATAKNEGSSKKRKCEDGADSSNSQATENKRHAGVKAAKMSAKKTVIDENTLNKFHTMWTIKHQDLAAKDKLSRLSLLESLIGKRNLLLSMKKPSRRS is encoded by the coding sequence ATGGAAGCTTCAAACTTTGATGGAGACACAGCAGCAGCGCGTACGGAACACCGGAAATGGACACCAACGGATGATGTGGTGCTGATCAGCTCGTGGTTAAACACGAGCAAGGATCCAGTGGTGGGCAACGAGCAAAAATCCTCTGGTTTTTGGCAAAGGATTGCCACCTACTTTGTGGCAAGTCCTCTGGTGGCTGGATGCCAAGAGAGAGAGGCAGGGCACTGCAAGCAACGATGGCACAGAATCAATGACCTTGTGTCAAAGTTCTGTGGATCGTATGAAGCGGCTACTAGGGAGAGAACAAGCGGCCAGAATGAGAATGATGTCCTGAAGCTAGCTCATCAAATATTCTACAACAACTACAAGAAGAGATTTACGCTTGAACACGCTTGGAGAGGGCTTCGGCACGACCAGAAGTGGTGCGATCTAGCTACTGCTAAAAACGAAGGGAGCTCAAAGAAGAGGAAGTGTGAGGACGGTGCAGATTCATCAAACTCCCAAGCCACTGAGAACAAGCGTCATGCGGGTGTGAAGGCCGCAAAGATGAGTGCTAAGAAGACGGTGATAGATGAGAATACGCTTAATAAGTTTCATACAATGTGGACAATCAAACATCAAGATTTGGCCGCCAAAGATAAGTTGTCTAGGCTGAGTCTGCTTGAGAGTCTCATTGGAAAAAGGAACCTCTTGCTGAGTATGAAGAAACCCTCAAGAAGAAGCTGA
- the LOC111201858 gene encoding uncharacterized protein LOC111201858, with protein MNKPLFMRIVDRPSNEVQFFRQKQDVTGRLGLSALQKCTAAIRVLAYGSALDAVDEYLRLGATTARLWVENFLEAIINLFGDEYLRRPTPADLQRLLHIGELRGFPGMIGSIDCIYWEWKNCPTAWKGQYSRGSGKPTIVLDAVASYDFWIWHAFFGPPGTLNDINVLDRSPVFDDIINGRAPQVNFSVNGREYHLAYYLTDGIYPKWTTFIQSISIPQGPKAVLFAQRQEAVRKDVERAFGVLQARFAIVKNLALCWDKVKIGKIMRACIILHNMIVEDERDEYTEYDVSDFQQGEGSGSSHVDLTYSTDIPTNIANQMGVRTKIRDRQAHEQLKGDLVEHIWRKFGSDQDNN; from the coding sequence atgaacaagccattgttcatgcGTATTGTTGATCGCCCCTCCAATGAAGTTCAATTCTTTCGTCAAAAGCAAGACGTTACCGGAAGACTTGGTCTAtctgcacttcaaaagtgtacagcaGCTATTCGTGTGTTGGCATATGGTTCTGCGCTTgatgcggtcgacgaatacctccggctcGGTGCAACCACAGCTCGGTTATGGGTGGAAAACTTTTTGGAAGCAATAATAAATTTGTTCGGagatgagtacctaagaagaccaacaccggctgatcttcagCGTCTTCTTCATATTGGAGAGCttcgtggatttcccgggatgataggaagcatcgattgtatatattgggagtggaagaattgtcccacggCTTGGAAAGGccaatattctcgtggttcgggaaaacccacaatcgttttagatgcggttgcttcatatgatttctggatatggcatgcgttttttggacctccaggtaccttaaatgatattaatgttcttgatcgctcaccggtttttgatgacataataaatggtCGAGCCCCGCAAGTGAATTTCTCGGTCAACGGAAGAGAGtaccatttggcttactatctcaccgatggtatttatccaaaatggacaacttttatccaatctatttcaATTCCACAAGGGCCaaaagcagttttatttgcgcaacgtcaagaagctgtccgaaaagatgtcgagcgggCTTTCGGAgttttgcaagctcgatttgccattgttaaaaatctgGCACTTTGttgggataaagtcaagattgggaagattatgagagcatgcatcatactccataatatgatagtagaagacgaacgagatgaaTACACTGAATATGATGTCTCAGatttccaacaaggagaagggAGCGGAAGTTCACATGTTGATCTCACctattctacagatatccctaCTAATATCGCCAACcagatgggtgttcgaacaaaaattcgtgatagacaagcGCATGAACAACTAAaaggtgatttggttgaacatatatggcgtaaattCGGAAGTGATCAAGACAACAACTGA
- the LOC106375568 gene encoding GDSL esterase/lipase At4g28780, with product MSTLLLTSLCVTLFLMPQQTNAARAFFVFGDSLVDSGNNNYLVTTARADSPPYGIDYPTGRPTGRFSNGLNLPDIISEQIGSEPTLPILSPELTGKKLLIGANFASAGIGILNDTGVQFLNILRIGRQFELFQEYQERVSEIIGSDKTQQLVNGALVLMTLGGNDFVNNYFLPFSARSRQSSLSEFSQLLISEYKKILMRLYELGARRVMVTGTGPLGCVPAELASSGSANGECAPEAQQAAAIFNPLLDQMLQGLNRKVGSDVFIGANAFNMNADFINNPQRFGFVTSKVACCGQGAYNGQGVCTPLSSLCPDRNAYAFWDPFHPTEKATRLIVQQIMTGSVEYMNPMNLSTIMALDSRI from the exons ATGTCCACACTTCTCCTAACATCGTTATGCGTAACGTTATTTCTTATGCCGCAACAAACAAATGCGGCACGAGCGTTCTTCGTCTTTGGCGACTCACTCGTGGACAGTGGTAATAACAATTACTTAGTCACCACAGCTCGTGCTGATTCTCCGCCTTATGGAATCGATTATCCGACCGGTCGTCCTACGGGTCGTTTCTCCAACGGCTTAAACCTCCCTGACATCATCA GTGAACAAATTGGATCTGAGCCAACATTACCAATCCTTAGCCCCGAGCTCACCGGAAAGAAATTATTGATCGGAGCTAATTTTGCCTCTGCCGGCATCGGAATTCTCAACGACACCGGTGTTCAGTTT TTGAACATACTTAGGATCGGTAGACAATTCGAGCTGTTCCAAGAGTATCAAGAGAGAGTGAGTGAGATTATAGGTTCAGACAAAACACAACAACTTGTAAACGGAGCTCTTGTCCTCATGACTCTTGGTGGAAACGATTTCGTCAACAACTACTTCTTGCCATTCTCTGCTAGAAGTCGTCAGTCTTCCCTCAGCGAATTTAGCCAGCTTCTAATCTCCGAATACAAGAAAATActaatg AGACTGTATGAATTGGGAGCAAGGAGGGTCATGGTTACGGGAACCGGACCCTTGGGTTGCGTACCGGCCGAGCTTGCTTCATCCGGAAGCGCAAACGGAGAATGTGCACCCGAGGCCCAACAAGCTGCAGCCATATTTAACCCGCTTTTGGATCAAATGCTTCAAGGACTTAACCGTAAAGTCGGTTCTGATGTTTTCATTGGGGCTAATGCGTTCAATATGAATGCAGATTTCATAAACAATCCCCAGAGGTTTG GTTTCGTGACGTCCAAGGTAGCGTGTTGTGGACAAGGAGCATACAACGGGCAAGGTGTTTGCACCCCGTTGTCAAGCTTATGTCCAGACCGTAACGCCTATGCATTTTGGGACCCTTTCCATCCGACTGAGAAAGCTACCCGACTCATCGTCCAACAGATCATGACTGGTTCGGTTGAGTACATGAACCCCATGAACCTTAGCACCATCATGGCGTTAGATTCCAGAATATAA